A genome region from Babesia bigemina genome assembly Bbig001, chromosome : I includes the following:
- a CDS encoding PBS lyase HEAT-like repeat domain containing protein, putative, giving the protein MADIAAAVEEFSKLDEFSKPDAELLSKILLSPDVKLSLQLRALYFCRDLKSSECATLLKKALDVHYDAFLRHEIAYVIGQAGCEEASDVLVKLLEDENEDPMAAEAIAAIGGKRFIDVIKKYEDDPCVVVHDTCRLALHSLLNGSSEEDDGKEAIPICSCVSAPISTSAYRAVDPVPCTSTEMNERTMKELEVVLLDEALPLYQRYEALFNIRNIGGDAAAAVIGGALVGDKISEVFRHECAFVLGQMQSMAASDALLECLKNADEEPIARHEAALALGSCASVCSGGRNRQLILDALNEYTADPVKVVADSCVVALDVVHEADRLAAAA; this is encoded by the exons ATGGCAGATATCGCAGCGGCGGTGGAGGAGTTCTCAAAGTTGGACGAATTTTCCAAACCAGACGCCGAGCTTCTAAGCAAAATACTGCTCAGCCCGGATGTGAAACTGTCGCTGCAGCTTCGCGCGCTCTATTTCTGCCGTGATCTCAAATCCTCGGAATGCGCCACCTTGCTCAAGAAGGCCTTAGACGTGCACTATGACGCCTTCCTGAG ACATGAGATCGCCTACGTTATTGGGCAAGCCGGCTGCGAGGAGGCGTCGGACGTACTGGTTAAACTGCTGGAAGATGAAAACGAGGACCCAATG GCTGCGGAGGCGATAGCTGCCATCGGTGGGAAGCGGTTCATCGATGTG ATTAAGAAGTACGAAGATGACCCCTGCGTCGTCGTGCATGACACATGCCGACTGGCGTTGCATTCGCTCCTGAACGGATCCAGTGAGGAGGACGATGGCAAGGAGGCAATACCCATATGCAGCTGCGTGTCGGCACCCATATCGACGTCGGCATACCGAGCTGTCGATCCCGTGCCATGCACCTCAACTGAGATGAATGAGAGGACCATGAAGGAACTGGAGGTCgtgctgcttgatgaaGCTCTGCCGCTGTACCAGAGATACGAGGCGCTATTTAACATTCGCAACATCGGGGGCgacgctgccgccgccgttATAGGAGGGGCGCTGGTGGGAGACAAAATATCGGAGGTGTTCCGGCACGAATGTGCGTTCGTGCTCGGTCAGATGCAGTCGATGGCTGCATCTGACGCGCTGTTAGAGTGTTTGAAGAACGCAGACGAGGAGCCCATCGCACGCCACGAGGCGGCACTTGCACTCGGATCTTGCGCCTCAGTATGCAGCGGCGGACGCAACCGCCAGCTCATACTGGACGCCCTCAACGAGTACACCGCGGACCCGGTGAAGGTGGTCGCAGACAGCTGCGTTGTGGCGCTGGATGTTGTCCACGAAGCAGATAGACTGGCAGCTGCCGCCTAA
- a CDS encoding DnaJ chaperone, putative: MFFGDFGMGGMPGGIPHPRSREPVDNEKLYKTLGLSRDCSEGEIKKAYYKLAIKHHPDKGGDPEVFKELSRAYEILSDPEKRRIYDEHGEEGLDGNFSAGDATDIFDLFFGGGRKQKGKKRGEDVVTQLKVTLEQIYNGAMRKLAINKEIVCDSCDGLGGPREALMSCGHCGGRGVRVQIRQMGAMIQQSQCVCSACGGQGKSIDDSRRCKTCSGKGVVPTKKILEVLIERGVPDQHKVTFHGEADERPNEIPGNVVFIICQAPHDDFKRSGSDLIMVKPIKLYEALTGCSFNIKHLDGRMVRVQTPQNEVIRPGSMFVVENEGMPVYKSAFSKGNLYITFEVEFPVGRVFSSSEKDKLLQLFPCDTQTADAGANVENAKAHEVDPEELQDRIRAQMQAEQEREEEHDNGRVQCKQQ; the protein is encoded by the exons ATGTTTTTCGGCGACTTCGGCATGGGCGGGATGCCCGGAGGTATTCCGCATCCGCGCTCCAGGGAG CCTGTTGACAACGAGAAGTTGTACAAAACGCTCGGACTCTCCAGAGACTGCTCCGAGGGAGAGATCAAGAAAGCGTACTACAAACTCGCCATCAAGCACCACCCGGACAAGGGAGGTGACCCCGAGGTCTTCAAGGAGCTCTCCAGAGCGTACGAGATCCTGTCGGATCCCGAGAAGCGGAGGATCTATGACGAGCACGGTGAGGAGGGCCTCGACGGCAACTTCTCCGCGGGCGATGCCACCGACATTTTCGACCTATTCTTCGGAGGCGGACGCAAGCAGAAGGGCAAAAAGCGTGGCGAAGACGTGGTTACGCAGCTCAAGGTCACACTCGAGCAGATCTACAACGGTGCTATGCGCAAGCTAGCCATCAACAAGGAGATCGTTTGCGACTCCTGTGACGGTCTGGGAGGCCCGCGTGAGGCCTTGATGTCGTGTGGGCACTGTGGCGGACGCGGTGTGCGTGTGCAGATCCGCCAGATGGGCGCCATGATCCAGCAGTCCCAGTGCgtctgcagcgcctgcgGCGGGCAGGGCAAGTCCATCGACGACTCCAGGAGGTGCAAGACCTGCTCCGGCAAGGGTGTGGTGCCTACCAAGAAGATCCTGGAGGTACTCATTGAGCGCGGAGTGCCGGACCAGCACAAGGTCACCTTCCACGGCGAGGCCGACGAGCGCCCGAACGAGATCCCCGGCAACGTGGTGTTCATCATCTGCCAGGCGCCGCATGACGATTTCAAGCGCAGCGGGTCGGACCTCATCATGGTGAAGCCAATCAAGCTCTACGAGGCGCTGACGGGATGCAGCTTCAACATCAAGCACCTGGACGGACGCATGGTCCGTGTCCAGACCCCGCAGAACGAGGTTATCAGGCCGGGCTCCATGTTCGTCGTCGAGAACGAGGGAATGCCCGTATACAAAAGCGCCTTCAGCAAGGGCAACCTGTACATCACCTTCGAGGTCGAGTTCCCCGTGGGACGCGTCTTCTCCTCCAGCGAGAAGgacaagctgctgcagctcttCCCATGCGACACGCAGACAGCCGACGCCGGCGCAAACGTGGAGAACGCCAAGGCGCACGAAGTGGACCCCGAGGAATTGCAAGATCGGATACGCGCACAGATGCAGGCGGAGCAAGAGCGCGAGGAGGAGCACGACAACGGCCGCGTCCAGTGCAAGCAACAGTGA
- a CDS encoding Eukaryotic translation initiation factor: MDAVSEAVASLTVRDPARSGRDWYIIAHSKKAQLYRFSPRGESSSGTRLVWEENDITHCYPSHSGAEVCIGRAGSSTLEIVETFTRSVRTSIALPADCTLSGALFSPKDTYLVVHTAWAEHNPNNLVIYLLDGSEARPVYSIPYTKSYCVKRYPIWTPCESFCVLRVGSELVVWKDGDFNAEGSVGKICLPGGAEAPQAFPTNSIISVSPMSKKGTCFIALFLPNQQKFADGVVKIFSSADLQTPVFEQLFSSAEEGEFFWNRLGTAAILRTFTNHVKGLQSYYGGNGLFLIHPMKRYYKTMMEPSKGLAHDVSWSQSGNDVIIVKGNMPSELDMYDGNNGNKSLTFGRSNRNTIRRDPFDRLMLVAGFGNSSGDIDIWDLKKRCKIAQSKSNCAVFCEFSPDGRYFVTATTVPRMKVDNCFKIFSYGGKLVHKVDLDGLALVSLCAPGATFSEREPSPGACSLQQTVTKSLYRPPGSRGDGSAAVHMRVDTQTLVATPVTRKDSVVLKGPPGADLTLLNAAAKVSRKKKAQKGAATN; this comes from the exons ATGGACGCCGTCTCTGAGGCGGTGGCTTCACTCACTGTGCGCGATCCTGCGCGCTCTGGCCGCGACTGGTACATCATCGCCCACAGCAAGAAGGCACAGTTGTACCGCTTCTCGCCGCGCGGCGAGTCTTCGTCAGGTACTCG CTTGGTGTGGGAGGAAAATGATATCACGCACTGCTACCCGAGCCACAGCGGCGCCGAG GTTTGCATCGGCCGCGCCGGTTCTTCGACTCTGGAAATCGTGGAAACCTTCACCCGATCGGTGAGGACGTCCATCGCGCTGCCCGCTG ATTGCACACTTTCGGGCGCGCTGTTCAGTCCTAAGGACACGTATCTGGTGGTGCACACCGCGTGGGCGGAGCACAACCCCAACAACCTGGTGATATACCTCTTGGACG GCTCTGAGGCCAGGCCTGTCTACTCGATCCCCTACACTAAATCGTATTGCGTGAAGCGATACCCCATCTGGACTCCGTGCGAGTCCTTTTGCGTCCTGCGCGTTGGCAGCGAGCTGGTGGTGTGGAAGGACGGCGACTTCAATGCCGAGGGGTCGGTCGGCAAGATCTGCCTGCCTGGCGGCGCCGAGGCGCCTCAGGCGTTCCCCACCAACTCGATCATATCAGTATCCCCGATG AGCAAAAAGGGGACCTGCTTCATTGCGCTCTTCCTGCCGAACCAGCAGAAGTTCGCCGACGGTGTGGTGAAGATCTTCTCGTCGGCTGATCTGCAGACGCCAGTGTTCGAGCAACTGTTTTCGTCCGCGGAGGAGGGGGAGTTTTTCTGGAACCGGCTTGGGACGGCTGCGATACTCCGCACGTTCACCAACCACGTGAAGGGCCTACAGTCTTACTACGGCGGCAACGGGCTCTTTTTGATTCACCCCATGAAGCGCTACTACAAGACCATGATGGAACCCAGCAAGGGTCTGGCTCACGACGTGTCGTGGTCGCAGTCGGGCAACGACGTGATCATCGTGAAGGGCAACATGCCGTCCGAGCTGGATATGTACGACGGAAACAACGGCAATAAGTCGCTGACGTTCGGCCGGAGCAACCGCAACACGATCCGGCGTGACCCCTTCGACCGTCTGATGCTGGTCGCCGGTTTCGGTAACTCGAGCGGCGACATCGACATTTGGGACCTAAAGAAACGGTGCAAGATCGCGCAGAGCAAGTCTAATTGCGCCGTGTTCTGCGAGTTTTCGCCGGACGGCCGGTACTTCGTCACCGCGACTACGGTGCCGCGCATGAAGGTGGACAACTGCTTCAAGATTTTCAGCTACGGCGGCAAGCTGGTTCACAAGGTCGACCTGGATGGCCTCGCGCTCGTGAGTCTGTGCGCCCCCGGCGCGACGTTCTCCGAGCGTGAGCCGTCGCCCGGTGCGTGCTCTCTGCAGCAGACCGTGACCAAGTCGCTGTACCGTCCGCCAGGGTCGCGCGGCGACGGCTCGGCCGCTGTGCACATGCGCGTGGACACTCAGACGCTGGTGGCCACCCCCGTCACCCGCAAGGACAGCGTCGTCCTCAAGGGCCcccccggcgccgactTGACCCTGCtgaacgccgccgccaaggtCAGCCGCAAGAAGAAGGCGCAGAAAGGAGCTGCAACGAATTGA